In Tautonia marina, the DNA window GTCGTAGCCTTCCCGACGCCCCCGAGCCAGCAGCCAGTCACGACGATCGGGCGCGAAGCCGATGCCGAAGCGATCGATCGACGCGGCCAGAATCCCCCGGCGCTCCAGGTAGCCGCGGGCCTCGTCCGAGCCGACCAGGGCCGTCCGAAAGGCCCGCTCGGCCCAGTCGCAGGCGGCGAGCAGATCACTCTTGCTCGGGCCGCTGGTGGCCGTGGCGGTACTCGGATTGTCCAGGGCCACTCCGGCCCGATCGGCCAGCATACGCAACGCCTCAGGGAACTCGACCCGCTCGTAATCCTTCACGAAATCGAAGATGTCGCCGCCGGCTCCGCAGCTCCAGCACTTGTAGGTCTGACGTTCCGGGTTGATCTCAAGCGACGGGTGGTGATCGTCATGGAAGGGGCACAGGGCCTTGAACTTCGAACCCGCTCGATGCAGAGGAAGGTACTCGCCAATCAGGCTCACGAGGTCAATCGCGCCCTTGATCGCGGCAAGCGTCGCTTCGGAGTGTCGGGGCACCGGGAACTCCCAGAGGTTGAGGTCGCAGTCCCGGATCGGCTGCAGAGACGACAACGAGATCGGCTCCGGACCTCGGGCGAGGTCGAGCGGGTACGAACCCAATCTCTCGTTGGCTCGCCGTCTCCTGCACGGCGATGATACCGAGATTATACCCCCACTCGAATTTCGGTCAAGTTCGCCCGGCCGGTTGCCGAAGCGATGACCCTTCGACCGAACCCTTCTCTTAAAAACCACTTGCAGCAAACCACCTCGCAAGAAAACCTGCGAGTTCTTCCCGCCCAATGAGCCAGACTCTTGACAAATGCCCGCCAAAGCGTTCCGCCTCGCCACTCAAGTCATTCTCTGGCAATCGCCAGAGACCGTCTCGACCGCTTTTGCGGCCAATCGGGCCGAAATCTGTCTCGAAAACCAGGTGTCCAAGTCAAGCCCCTGTGCGTCGGGCAAATCGACCGTGCCGTCCCCATCGACCGTCCAAAGGAGCTTGCAGGCAAGGATGATTCGGTCGGACAAACGTCCGGTCCGACGGGCCGGCGTTGAGGTCGACCGGCTCGGCTGCCCCCTTCACTGAGAACCGAATTTCCCGCGTGGTTCCGACAGGGCCGAGCCGGAAAACCACCCGGCCCCCCGAGATTGAGCCCCCAGTCGGTGGAGACCGGGGAGGCTCGACCTCGGGGGGCCGGTAAGATCGTGAGCCGTTGCTCCGCATCAGCGCGGTTGCAGTCCTGGATTTGGGCCGCCGATGGTCCACCAGAGCCAGGTGCCGTCGATTGCGACCGCTTGCAGACGTAGGCCCTTCTCCTCGTCGTACTGGGCCGCGGACACGTCGTGCAGTTCCTGCAGGGTCGTCACCGGAATGTCTCCGACTCCGGTAATCCGCAAGAGCGAGAGAATTCTTGGGTCGATCCCCGATCGGGCGGCAAGGCTCCCCGGACTGACGCCGGCAATGTACAGGCCATCCTCGGGCAATTGCTCAGCCAGTTCGACCGTCAGGTTCTCGGGCGGTCCTTCCACGACGACCAGGCCGAGGTCCATCAACACGGGCATGGCCTGGATCGTGACGGAAAACTCCTCGCGATTGCCGTTGCGGATGACGGTCACCGGCACCGACTGTTCGACCGGCATGGTCGTGGCCCGGGTCCGCAAGGCGTTCGTGTCGTCGACCGCCACCCCGTCGAGTTCCAGCACCACGTCGTCGGTTCTCAGGCCCGCCTTGGCCGCGGGCCCTCCCGGGACCACCCCGACGACCCGCACCCCCCGAGGCTCCTTAAGCCCCAGCTCGTCCACGTCGTCTGCCTGGACGTCCTGGATCGTCACGCCCAGGTAGCCCCGGATGACTCGACCATCCTTGATCAGTTGATCGACGATCCGCCGCGCCAGTGCCGAGCTGATCGCCAGGCCGATCCCCTGATACCCGCCCGTTTCCGAGAGGATCGCCGTGTTGATCCCGATGACCTCCCCCTTCAGGTTGATCAACGGACCTCCGGAGTTGCCCGGATTGATCGCCGCGTCGGTCTGGATGAAATCCTGGTACAGGTCGCCCGGGAGCTGCAACCCGCCCCGGCCGGTGGCCGAGACAATGCCGGCTGTCACCGATCGGTCCAGCTCAAACGGACTGCCGATCGCCAGAACCCAGTCACCAATATCCATCTGGTCGGAATCGCCCCACGAGGCTTCCGCGTTCAATCGCCCTTCAACTTGCAGCACGGCAAGGTCGGTCTTCACATCCGAGCCGACCAATCGGGCGGGGAGCTGTCTCCGGCCCAGCCAAACGGTGATCCGGTCGGCGTCCTGAATCACGTGATGATTGGTCACGATGAAGCCGTTGCGGCTGTCAATCACCACTCCCGAGCCGGCCCCCGTAGCCAGTGGCATCGGCCCGCCAGGGCCTCCCATGCCAGGAGCACCCAGTTGCGAGGTCCGCACGTTGACCACCGCCGGCTGCACCTTCGTGCTCGCCAGGCGAAACAGGGCCGACGATCGGCCGATCAGGTCGTCCCCGTCAAGCCGCTCCAGCGCCTCGGCCGCGGCAATCGACCGGCCGACCTCGTACCGATAGCCGATCTGCTGCGCCAGGTAGGGCGCACCGTAAACCGCTCCGGCCGCCAGGCAAAGCATGAGCAAGACAATCAGGAACCCGCGGCGCACCGGCGGCGTGTCGGGCCGGGGCGGGGGCTCCAGCGGATCGTAGT includes these proteins:
- a CDS encoding S1C family serine protease encodes the protein MASFDPIDYDPLEPPPRPDTPPVRRGFLIVLLMLCLAAGAVYGAPYLAQQIGYRYEVGRSIAAAEALERLDGDDLIGRSSALFRLASTKVQPAVVNVRTSQLGAPGMGGPGGPMPLATGAGSGVVIDSRNGFIVTNHHVIQDADRITVWLGRRQLPARLVGSDVKTDLAVLQVEGRLNAEASWGDSDQMDIGDWVLAIGSPFELDRSVTAGIVSATGRGGLQLPGDLYQDFIQTDAAINPGNSGGPLINLKGEVIGINTAILSETGGYQGIGLAISSALARRIVDQLIKDGRVIRGYLGVTIQDVQADDVDELGLKEPRGVRVVGVVPGGPAAKAGLRTDDVVLELDGVAVDDTNALRTRATTMPVEQSVPVTVIRNGNREEFSVTIQAMPVLMDLGLVVVEGPPENLTVELAEQLPEDGLYIAGVSPGSLAARSGIDPRILSLLRITGVGDIPVTTLQELHDVSAAQYDEEKGLRLQAVAIDGTWLWWTIGGPNPGLQPR